One stretch of Clavelina lepadiformis chromosome 6, kaClaLepa1.1, whole genome shotgun sequence DNA includes these proteins:
- the LOC143462813 gene encoding tetraspanin-8-like — MPVIPKKISWAWIDDGEVPNREGRVSCARYALVVLNIFFLTLGILLVCLAVWFRSLPANWNVLAVSTSTKTREDVHTTTMFAIAAGSTTIAVAFVGFCGAISNSKYVLGMFFLFMAVHFVLLLSVGGLGIWLRAKIVADSTYQLQMSFIRAYSGDQAENVESVAWKHMQSDLKCCGVTAKDGFKDFRNLDVGLKENGQSLKGAAFWRQNNFTNVQWPDSCCTRNENRFYVDLNKCRQNESASGARYETGCEVAIEVLLNNDVLLLTVLAILQVIIEAVHFCTLRQLEAATVDDDTSTITLFSFERTSITSV; from the exons ATGCCAGTTATTCCAAAGAAAATAAG CTGGGCTTGGATTGACGATGGTGAAGTCCCAAACAGAGAAGGCCGCGTCAGTTGCGCAAGATACGCGCTGGTTGTGCTCAATATATTCTTCCTC ACTTTGGGTATTCTCCTCGTGTGCTTGGCGGTGTGGTTTCGTAGCCTGCCTGCCAACTGGAACGTCCTCGCTGTTTCAACCTCCACAAAAACGCGCGAAGATGTGCACACGACCACCATGTTTGCTATAGCGGCAGGTTCAACGACGATTGCTGTTGCTTTTGTCGGCTTCTGTGGCGCAATTTCCAACAGCAAGTATGTCCTGGGAATG TTTTTTCTATTCATGGCTGTTCATTTCGTTTTACTCCTATCCGTTGGCGGCCTTGGAATATGGTTGCGGGCAAAA ATTGTGGCCGATTCAACTTACCAACTACAGATGAGCTTCATTCGAGCATATTCAGGCGACCAGGCTGAGAATGTAGAATCGGTAGCTTGGAAACACATGCAGAGTGAC CTAAAATGTTGTGGAGTTACAGCCAAAGATGGTTTCAAAGATTTCCGAAATCTTGACGTTGGACTCAAAGAAAACGGACAGAGCTTAAAGGGGGCGGCTTTCTGGAgacaaaataactttacaa ATGTCCAATGGCCTGATAGCTGCTGCACAAGAAACGAAAACCGCTTTTACGTTGATCTAAACAAATGTCGACAAAACGAGTCGGCATCGGGGGCAAGATACGAAACG GGTTGCGAAGTTGCAATAGAAGTTTTACTGAACAATGATGTTCTGCTGCTCACCGTATTGGCAATTTTGCAGGTCATTATTGAA GCTGTGCACTTCTGTACTTTACGACAATTAGAAGCGGCCACTGTTGATGACGACACTTCGACAATAACACTCTTCTCTTTTGAGAGAACCAGCATAACCAGCGTGTGA